TAACTAATAGTTATGGTAATTTTAGTATACTAAATTCAACTTTAACTAATAATAATGCAGAAAATTGGTTAATATATAATTATAAGACTGGTATTCTTAATATCATAGATTCAAACCTGACACAAAATAATGCAACTTATGGTGGAGTAATACATAATGAAGCTGATGGTAATGTTAATATTACAAATTCAAACTTCATACAAAATAATGCAACTTATGGTGGAGTAATAGATAATGAATTTGATGGTTATGTTAATATTACAAATTCAAATTTCATACAAAATAATGCAACTTATGGTGGAGTAATATATAATAACGAAACTGGTGATATTAATATTACAAATTCAAACTTCACACAAAACAATGCAACTACTGGAGGAGCAATATATAATAAAGGAAATCTAATAATGGATCATTTAATTTTAACTGATAATTTTGATTCAAATAATATTGTAATTTATTCAATAACAAATTTCACATTATCAAATTCAATTATTATAAACAATATGGGAAAAATTAATACTAAAGTTAACAACACATTCATATCACCTATTATAAATGAAAATTTAGATTCTAATGAAAATATCAATTTCAACATAGAAAATAAAACATACACTACAACAAAAGATACAGAAAATCATGTTAAAACAATACAAAGTGTAGATAATCCAGGTAAATTACCAGTAACAATAGAATACCCAAGTTATGCTGAAAACAATACAATAAAACTAATTTATAATGTTATGATGAGTATACAAAATATAACACTACCAACACAAACAATCCCATCATTTACAAACACAACTATTGAAACAACATTAAAAGATATAGATGGTAATTTATTAGAAGGTGAAATACCAGCTACAATTAGAATCAATAATAAGACATACACTACAACAATAAAAGATGGAATACTAAACACAACAATACCAACAGAAACATTAGAACCTGGAGAATACACAACAATAATAGAAATACCAGAAACAGAAAAATATGTGAATGGAACAATAACCCAGAATATAATAATAACAAAACGAAGTATACAACAAACAACAATACCAGAAAACACAATACCAGTATTCACAGACACAGAAATAGATACAACACTAACAGACACAAATAACACACAACTAAAAGGAGAAATAAACGCAACAATAACAGTAAATGGCGAAGAAAAACCAATAACAATAACAAATGGAGTAATAAAAACAACACTAACAACAAACACATTAAACGCTGGAGAATACACAATAACAATAAACATACCAGAAAGCACAAACTATAACTCAGCAACAATAACACAAAAAATAACAATAACAAAACAAAACATACAACAAACAACAATACCAGAAAACACAATACCAGTATTTACAGACACAGAAATAGATACAACACTAACAGATACAAATAATACACAACTAAAAGGAGAAATAAACGCAACAATAACAGTAAATGGCGAAGAAAAAACAGTAACAATAGTAAATGGTGTAATAAAAACAACACTAACAACAAGTACATTAAATGCAGGAAAATACACAATAACAATAAACATACCAGAAAGTACAAACTACAATGCAAAAACAATAACACAAAATCTAACAATATTAAAACGTGATATACAACAAACAACATTATCAAATAGTAGTATAACCACATATAACAATAAAACAATTAATATAGTAGTAAATGATACTTTATATGATACTTTGAAAGGTGAAATATTATCAACAATTAAACTTAATGATAAGAACATAACTACAACCATAATAAAAGATGGAATAGTAAATGTTGTAATTCCTACAGATTCATTATCTGCTGGAGAATATATAATAACAATAGAAATACCAGAAACACAAAATTATAATAATGGAATAATAACACAAAAATTAACAATAAATAAAAGAGACATACAAAATATAACATTACCAGACAGCACTATTTTAACCTTAACAAATGGTACAATATTCCTCATAATAAAGGATACACAAGGAGATACAGTAAAAGAAAATATGAGATTTACTGTGAAAATTAATGGAGCAACACAATTACATTCAAGAACCAATAAGGAAATACTAAATGTAACATTACCAACTGATAAATTTAGAAATCCTACATACCAGATGACAATAATTATAGGAAATAATAACTTCTATAATCAAGGAATTATAACACAGACAATAAACATGCAAAAAAGAAATGTTAATATTTCAATGCAAACAAACACACCTCAAACATTTAAAAACATTGAATTAAATATAACTGTAACAGAAAATAATATTCCTTTAAATGATGGATTTTTAATATTTAAAATTAATGAAACAATGAAAAACTCAAATGGTGAACAAATTAGAGAAAATGTAATAAATGGAAAAGCACAATTAAAATATACACTACCATCAACAATTGGAGCAGGAAAATATAATATAAGTGTATATTATATAAATCCATATTATAATAAACAAATGTGTATAGAAAACTTAACAATTATACAAAGTAATATTGAAAATAAAACACTTGATAATATTCAAGTAATTAAGGGAACAAATACAACTATAACAATTATAGTAAATGATACAGATGGAAATCAAATTCAAGGAAAAACATCAATATGTATTAAATTCAATAAAAAAACACTTATACACACAAATATAACAAATGGAATAATAAATGTAACATTACCAACAGATAACTTTAGAAATCCAACATATCAAATAACAATAGTACTAGGAAAAAATAGTCTATATAATAGATCAGAATTTAATGGAACAATAATAGTACAACCACAAGAAGATATAAGAACAAAAAATGGAATAAACATGACAATAACACCATAAGTTTACATGAAAAAAACAATGATGTTTAACCAAACTCACTTCTCCTCCTTTATTTTATTTTTTTTTAAATATTATAATTATTTTTATGATAATAAATTAATTTAAGTACCTTTTATAAAATATATATTAATAAACTTAACAAATTTTTAATATAAATTTTTTTAATCAAATATAAATGAGGAAAATATACTATGATATGGGATAAAGATATTGAATGCTTAACACATGAAGAAATGCAAGAACTACAATTAAAACGATTGCAAGATGTGGTTACCCGAGCATTTAATGAAGTACCATACTACCATGAAAGATACTCACAAGCTGAAGTATATCCTGAAGATATACAAACACTTGATGATATCGAAAAATTACCCTTTACAACAAAAACAGATCTAAGAGCATCCTATCCCTTTGGACTTTTTGCAGTACCACAAAAAGAAATAGTGGAAATACACACATCAAGTGGAACAACAGGAAAACCAACAGTATCAGGATATACTAAAGAAGACTTAGATATATGGGGAGAGGTAGTAGCACGAGGACTAACCATGATGGGAGTAGGTGAAAATGACATCATACAAAACACACATGGATATGGATTATTTACCGGAGGATTTGGAGTACATTATGGTGGACAAAAAATAGGTGCAACAGTAATACCAATATCCACAGGACAAACACTAAGACAAATTGAACTTATGCAAGATTTCAATACATCAATGTTAATATTCACACCATCATATGGATTACACCTAGCTGAAGTTATGAAAGAAAAAGGAGTAGATCCAAAAGATTTAAATCTAAAAGTAATAGGATTTGGATCAGAGGCATGGACTGATGAAATGCGTGAAAAAATCGAAGAAAAATTCGGTGTACCAGCATATAACATCTATGGATTAACAGAAGTAATTGGACCTGGAGTTGCTATGGAATGTCCAGAACAAAATGGACTACACATCTATGAAGATCACTTCTATCCTGAAATAATAGATCCAAAAACACACAAACAATTACCTGAAGGTAAAAATGGAGAATTAGTACTTACAGCACTTACTCGTGTAGGTATGCCACTAATTAGATTTAGAACTAAAGATATTACAAACATACGCCATGAAACATGTGGCTGTGGTAGAACACTTGTAAAAATGGATAAAATAAGTGGAAGAACAGATGACATGCTTAAAATTAAAGGTGTAAGTGTATTCCCATCACAAATTGAAAAAGCATTACTATCAATTAAAGGTGTAGAACCACACTATCAAATTATTTTAACACGACCTGATATACTTGATGAAATAGAAATAAAAGTTGAAGCATCACCTGAAATATTCTTTGATAATGTAAAAGAATTAATAGGAATACGAGATAAATTAGCTCAAGCAATACATGATGAAATAGGACTACGTGTAAATGTAACACTAGTTGAACCTAAAACAATTGATCGTGTTGAATCTGGTAAAGCAAAACGTGTAATAGATAATAGAGGAAAATAATAATATTTTTTTACAGGGTGGAATAAAGAATGAATGATATATATGTAGATCAACTATCAATCTTTCTTGAAAATAAGGAAGGACGAATACTTAACATTCTTGATATTATAGAAGAATTAGATGTTAATATTAGAGCATTATCACTTGCTGATACATCAGAGTTTGGAATATTAAGACTTATTGTAACAGAACCAGCACGTGTAAAAGATGAACTTGAAAATAAAGGATTTATCGTAAAAATAACTAAGGTTATTGCTGTAAGTATAACTGATGAACCTGGAGGTCTTAATCAAGTTTTACGTCTTCTTGATGAAAATAAGATTAATCTTGAATATCTTTATGCTTTTATTGAACAGAAAACTTATAATGCTATTGTAATATTAAAATTAGAAGATATGGAAAAAGCATTAAAAGTATTAAAAGAAGGAAATGCTAATATCATAGATTCATCAGAACTCTATGCAATATAAACACCTTTTTTTTAACCTTCTTTTTTCTTGGAAATTAAACTCTTTTTTTTTGATTAAATAAACTACTTATTTTTTACAGCTTTCATATCCCATCTTAAATGCTTCATAGTTTACATCTATTGATTTTGGTGGTAGATTTTCTTTCATTGTATCTTTAATATCATTAATTTCTAGAGGAAAGCTTTCAACAGCACATGCTCCACCTAGCATTGCCATGTTCATTGAAAGAGGATGTCCTGCACGAGTTGCTATTTTATTTGCATCCATACTATATACAACATCCATTTTTGATGTAAGCTCTTCGAGTATTTCATCAATATCTGGGTAATCTAGGTCTTGTTGATTTATTGTTGATGGATATATTGGTGCTGTATTTACAACACATACTGTGTGTCTATTTGTTTTTTCAAGTGCTCTTAATGCTTCTACAGGTTCAAATGCAAGGAGTATATCTGCTGTTCCATCTTGTATTATTGGACTTTTATCATCACCTATTTTAAGTTCTGTTGATACTACTCCTCCACGTTGTGACATTCCATGAATCTCACTCATAACTACATTATAGTCTTCTTTTATTGCAGTTTCTCCTATTACGATGGATGTTTTTATAATTCCTTGTCCACCTATTCCACAAATATAAATATTATATGCCATTATTGGTTCACTTCCTCTTTTTTAATTGCACTTACAGGACATACATCAATACATACTCCACATTTTATACATGTTTGATCTATGCTTATTTTATCATCAACTAATGTTATACTTGGACATGCTAGTTTATCTATACATTTATTACAGTGAATACATTCATCTTGATCTACTTGTATTATGTAGTTTCGACTTCGTATTTCTGTTTTATTTATTAAATTACATGGATATTTTGCTATAATTACTGATACTCCATCATATTCTAATGCATCTTTGTAGATTTGTATCATTTCATTTACATTTAATGGATTTATTGTTTCAACAAATTCTATTCCTATTGATTTTACAAGATCTTCTATTGATATTGCTGGTGCTTCATCACCCATTCCATCAATTGGTATACCTGGGTTAGTTTGACCTCCAGTCATAGCTGTTATTCTGTTATCTAGTATTACAAGTGTAAATTTCATCTTGTTATGTACTGCATTTATAAGTGGTGGTATTCCAGCATGGAAAAATGTTGAATCTCCAATAAAGCTTATTATTGGCTGATTTTCTGTTGCTTTACTAAATCCACAGCTTGCACCTACACTTGCTCCCATTGACATAAGGAAGTTTGCCATGTTATATGGTGGTGCAATTCCAAGAGTATAACATCCTATATCTGATGGATGTATACTTTCAACATCAAGATTAAGTGAATCTATTGCTTGGCGTGCTGCATAAAATGATGCTCTATGTGGACATCCTGCACATAGTGTTGCAGGTCTATTTGGTAGTGGTATTAGTGTTGGTGTATTTGCTTCACGTTTTAGTACTTCAAAGAGGCCTAGGTTTTCAAATGCATTTATTATTATATCAGGTGTGTATTCAAATATTTCAGGTAGTGTACCATCACGTTTTCCATGAATATTTGTATTTATATGATATTTTCCTGCTATTGCTTGTGTTTCTATTTCATGTATTGGATCTACTTCTTCAACTACGAGTACTTCTTTGTTATTTTCTAAAAATTCACGGACAAGATCTTCTGGATATGGATGTGTAAATCCTAGTTTTAGAATATTTACATTAAGATCATATTTATTTACTATGTCTGCAACGTAGTTGTATGCTCCTCCTGATGTTATTATTCCAACATTAGCATCATTATCAATTATCTGATTTAGTGGACTTGTGTTTGATACTTTTCGTATTTCTGCAATTTTACCGACTAATTCTTCATGCATTTTTCGTGCAATTTCTGGTACTGGTACATGAAGTCCTATGTTTTCATATTCACCATGTGTTTTTGTATTTTTATTATATTCTCCAGTTTCTACTACAGCTCTCATGTGTGATACACGTGTTGTTGTTCTTATTATTACTGGTATGTCAAATTTGTCTGATATTTCATAGGCATATTGTATGTAGTCTTTTATTTCTTGTGGATTTGATGGTTCAAATAAAGGTATGTTTGCTTGACGTGCAAAGTGTCTTGTGTCTTGTTCGTTTTGTGATGAGAATGTTGATGGATCATCAGCTACAAGTATTAGCATACTTCCCTCAACTCCCATATATGCTGCAGTCATTAGTGAATCTGCTGCTACATTTACTCCCACATGTTTCATGAATGAAAATGTTCTTAGTCCTGAACATGCTGCTGCAGCTGCTACTTCTATTGCTACTTTTTCATTTGATGAGAATTCAAAGTATATATTTGCATCCTTTGCTATGTTAAATAATATATCACCAATTTCTGATGATGGTGTTCCAGGATATGTTGCAGCAAGTGATACTCCTGATTCTAGTACACCTCGTACTGCTGCTTCAT
Above is a window of Methanosphaera cuniculi DNA encoding:
- the iorA gene encoding indolepyruvate ferredoxin oxidoreductase subunit alpha, with amino-acid sequence MNIKEILDQESDQKRFMLGNEAAVRGVLESGVSLAATYPGTPSSEIGDILFNIAKDANIYFEFSSNEKVAIEVAAAAACSGLRTFSFMKHVGVNVAADSLMTAAYMGVEGSMLILVADDPSTFSSQNEQDTRHFARQANIPLFEPSNPQEIKDYIQYAYEISDKFDIPVIIRTTTRVSHMRAVVETGEYNKNTKTHGEYENIGLHVPVPEIARKMHEELVGKIAEIRKVSNTSPLNQIIDNDANVGIITSGGAYNYVADIVNKYDLNVNILKLGFTHPYPEDLVREFLENNKEVLVVEEVDPIHEIETQAIAGKYHINTNIHGKRDGTLPEIFEYTPDIIINAFENLGLFEVLKREANTPTLIPLPNRPATLCAGCPHRASFYAARQAIDSLNLDVESIHPSDIGCYTLGIAPPYNMANFLMSMGASVGASCGFSKATENQPIISFIGDSTFFHAGIPPLINAVHNKMKFTLVILDNRITAMTGGQTNPGIPIDGMGDEAPAISIEDLVKSIGIEFVETINPLNVNEMIQIYKDALEYDGVSVIIAKYPCNLINKTEIRSRNYIIQVDQDECIHCNKCIDKLACPSITLVDDKISIDQTCIKCGVCIDVCPVSAIKKEEVNQ
- a CDS encoding phenylacetate--CoA ligase family protein, producing MIWDKDIECLTHEEMQELQLKRLQDVVTRAFNEVPYYHERYSQAEVYPEDIQTLDDIEKLPFTTKTDLRASYPFGLFAVPQKEIVEIHTSSGTTGKPTVSGYTKEDLDIWGEVVARGLTMMGVGENDIIQNTHGYGLFTGGFGVHYGGQKIGATVIPISTGQTLRQIELMQDFNTSMLIFTPSYGLHLAEVMKEKGVDPKDLNLKVIGFGSEAWTDEMREKIEEKFGVPAYNIYGLTEVIGPGVAMECPEQNGLHIYEDHFYPEIIDPKTHKQLPEGKNGELVLTALTRVGMPLIRFRTKDITNIRHETCGCGRTLVKMDKISGRTDDMLKIKGVSVFPSQIEKALLSIKGVEPHYQIILTRPDILDEIEIKVEASPEIFFDNVKELIGIRDKLAQAIHDEIGLRVNVTLVEPKTIDRVESGKAKRVIDNRGK
- a CDS encoding acetolactate synthase produces the protein MNDIYVDQLSIFLENKEGRILNILDIIEELDVNIRALSLADTSEFGILRLIVTEPARVKDELENKGFIVKITKVIAVSITDEPGGLNQVLRLLDENKINLEYLYAFIEQKTYNAIVILKLEDMEKALKVLKEGNANIIDSSELYAI
- a CDS encoding indolepyruvate oxidoreductase subunit beta is translated as MAYNIYICGIGGQGIIKTSIVIGETAIKEDYNVVMSEIHGMSQRGGVVSTELKIGDDKSPIIQDGTADILLAFEPVEALRALEKTNRHTVCVVNTAPIYPSTINQQDLDYPDIDEILEELTSKMDVVYSMDANKIATRAGHPLSMNMAMLGGACAVESFPLEINDIKDTMKENLPPKSIDVNYEAFKMGYESCKK
- a CDS encoding beta strand repeat-containing protein — protein: MSFTNSNFNQNYGNIIFNDGNLSFTNLDFIETQGKVISYNNGNITLTNSDIIGSNATYGGIISNSGNITFTNSDIIENNASSGGIIDNSGNITFTNSNIIGNNASSGEIISNSGNITFTNLNITRNNADYGIIYTSYGNINFINSNITENFANDDLITNSYGNFSILNSTLTNNNAENWLIYNYKTGILNIIDSNLTQNNATYGGVIHNEADGNVNITNSNFIQNNATYGGVIDNEFDGYVNITNSNFIQNNATYGGVIYNNETGDINITNSNFTQNNATTGGAIYNKGNLIMDHLILTDNFDSNNIVIYSITNFTLSNSIIINNMGKINTKVNNTFISPIINENLDSNENINFNIENKTYTTTKDTENHVKTIQSVDNPGKLPVTIEYPSYAENNTIKLIYNVMMSIQNITLPTQTIPSFTNTTIETTLKDIDGNLLEGEIPATIRINNKTYTTTIKDGILNTTIPTETLEPGEYTTIIEIPETEKYVNGTITQNIIITKRSIQQTTIPENTIPVFTDTEIDTTLTDTNNTQLKGEINATITVNGEEKPITITNGVIKTTLTTNTLNAGEYTITINIPESTNYNSATITQKITITKQNIQQTTIPENTIPVFTDTEIDTTLTDTNNTQLKGEINATITVNGEEKTVTIVNGVIKTTLTTSTLNAGKYTITINIPESTNYNAKTITQNLTILKRDIQQTTLSNSSITTYNNKTINIVVNDTLYDTLKGEILSTIKLNDKNITTTIIKDGIVNVVIPTDSLSAGEYIITIEIPETQNYNNGIITQKLTINKRDIQNITLPDSTILTLTNGTIFLIIKDTQGDTVKENMRFTVKINGATQLHSRTNKEILNVTLPTDKFRNPTYQMTIIIGNNNFYNQGIITQTINMQKRNVNISMQTNTPQTFKNIELNITVTENNIPLNDGFLIFKINETMKNSNGEQIRENVINGKAQLKYTLPSTIGAGKYNISVYYINPYYNKQMCIENLTIIQSNIENKTLDNIQVIKGTNTTITIIVNDTDGNQIQGKTSICIKFNKKTLIHTNITNGIINVTLPTDNFRNPTYQITIVLGKNSLYNRSEFNGTIIVQPQEDIRTKNGINMTITP